Proteins encoded within one genomic window of Actinoplanes octamycinicus:
- a CDS encoding lysophospholipid acyltransferase family protein → MFYWLLKLVVLGPVLKLVFRPKVEGLANVPRSGPVILACNHLSFSDSIFTPLVMKRKVTFVAKAEYFTGKGIKGWFSRMFFVGAGTIPVDRSGGEAAQAALDTLLRVLREGNVAGIYPEGTRSPDGRLYRGKTGVARLALESGAVVVPVALLNTDEIQPTGTLIPTVKRVRMRIGKPLDFSRYADSRGDRFVERAITDEIMFELMALSGREYVDVYASKLKEVQPA, encoded by the coding sequence GTGTTCTACTGGCTGCTCAAGTTGGTGGTCCTCGGACCCGTGCTGAAGCTCGTCTTCCGCCCCAAGGTCGAGGGCCTGGCGAACGTTCCCCGGTCCGGCCCGGTCATCCTGGCCTGCAACCATCTCTCGTTCTCCGACTCGATCTTCACTCCATTGGTGATGAAGCGGAAAGTGACCTTCGTCGCCAAAGCTGAATACTTCACCGGCAAGGGGATCAAGGGCTGGTTCTCGCGGATGTTCTTCGTCGGCGCGGGGACCATCCCGGTGGACCGTTCGGGTGGCGAGGCCGCCCAGGCGGCGCTGGACACCCTGCTGCGGGTGCTGCGCGAGGGCAACGTGGCCGGCATCTACCCGGAGGGCACCCGGTCGCCGGACGGCCGGCTCTACCGCGGCAAGACCGGGGTGGCCCGGCTGGCCCTGGAGAGCGGCGCGGTGGTGGTTCCGGTGGCCCTGCTGAACACCGACGAGATCCAGCCGACCGGCACGCTGATCCCGACCGTCAAGCGGGTCCGGATGCGGATCGGCAAACCGCTCGACTTCTCCCGGTACGCCGACTCGCGCGGGGACCGGTTCGTCGAACGGGCGATCACCGACGAGATCATGTTCGAGCTGATGGCGCTCTCCGGCCGCGAGTATGTCGACGTCTACGCCTCGAAACTCAAGGAAGTGCAGCCGGCCTGA